One Drosophila virilis strain 15010-1051.87 chromosome 5, Dvir_AGI_RSII-ME, whole genome shotgun sequence DNA window includes the following coding sequences:
- the LOC6627111 gene encoding cuticle protein 10.6, giving the protein MQFFICLALCVAVAQAGYLAAPVATYAAAPVTTYAAAAPLATYARTAYSAAAVPAAYSTYGAQVYAAPYAAPYAAATYAASPYAATTYAASPYAATTYAASPYAATTYAASPYGAPISTYAAPAVISPFLKKK; this is encoded by the exons ATGCAA TTCTTCATCTGCTTGGCTCTCTGTGTGGCTGTCGCTCAGGCGGGCTACCTGGCTGCTCCAGTTGCCACTTACGCTGCCGCTCCAGTGACTACatatgctgcagcagctcctttGGCCACCTATGCCCGGACCGCCTACTCCGCTGCCGCTGTGCCCGCCGCCTACTCCACCTATGGAGCTCAGGTATATGCCGCACCCTATGCAGCCCCATATGCTGCCGCCACTTACGCTGCCTCCCCGTACGCTGCCACCACCTACGCTGCCTCCCCGTACGCTGCCACCACCTATGCTGCCTCCCCGTATGCTGCCACCACTTACGCTGCCTCGCCCTATGGGGCACCCATCTCTACCTATGCTGCTCCAGCTGTCATCAGCCCCTTCCTGAAGAAGAAGTAA